Genomic window (Brachyspira hampsonii):
ATCATACTTTGTATTAGCACCGTGTATAATCTCTTTGACTGCATCGTATAAAGTTACATATTTCTTTTTATTTTCATTGCTCTTTTCAAGCATTAAGCTAAATGTAGATTTATTATCTTTTGATTTAGAAGCAGAAGATGCTATTCTCATAGGTTTAAGCATTTTTTCAACTGCATGAGCTATAGCAACTATTTTTGAATATAAATTTATCTGATTTCCGGCAAGCCCTCTAGGATATCCTTTACCATTATAAAACTCATGATGCATAAGTGATATCATAGCCAAATCTTCTTCAAATCGGAAACTAGATTTAAGAATTTTATATCCGTAGACAGTATGTTTTTTTACCTCGGCATATTCTTCTGAAGTAAATTTACCTATTTTACTCAAAATCTTATCAGGAACTTTTACAAGTCCTATATCATAAAGTATAGCACCTATTCCTAATTTTTTTACTCTATTTTCGGAAAACTTCATAGCACGGCCAATAATCATTGATATTAAAGAAACATTTAATGATCTCACATAATACTCATCAGGTTTAGGAAAATTTGTTAAATTAAAAAGCTGAAGTACACTGCTCAAATTCCTATTAACTATATCCAATACTTCGTCTAAAATTTCATTTAGTTCATTAATATTAACTAAATTATTATTTTTGTATCCGCCTAAATTATTTCTAACTTTTTTGATGACATTGAAATATATTTTTTTAAATACTTTATATTCCCTTAAAAATTTATCGAAATCTGCAGATACTTCCATATCTAATGAAGTATTATCTTCTACAAATACTTCATTAATATCCCATTTCTTAAGCCTTTGCATATCATCTTCTTTGAAATCTATATACCCTGTAGATGCAAGAAAATCATTATACAAATATATATCTTTCTTTTCAGCTTTTGCTTTTATATCCTGAGTATTTATTTTAGTTAATTTTGCCATTATTTATTCTGCCTTTAATTTATATATATATTTTAATATTATACTCACAGCTTCATAAAGCGAATATGGTATCTCCTCCCCAATTTCTAACTGCATCAAATGCTTAGCCGTATCCTCATTGGAAACCACAGGTACTTTATGCTTTCTTGCAATATCAACCATTCTTTTTGCTAAGTAATTGCTGCCTTTCGATATGAGTATAGGAGCATTATGCACTTCTTTATTGTATAATAAAGCAGCAGCATTTTTTATATCCTTATTATTTTTATTCATTTACTTAGCCTTCATAATTTATTTTTATATTGTCAAAAATACTTAACTCTTTATCTATATTCTCTTTCACACTATTTAATTTATTAAATAACTTCTTATCAAATAATTTCACCGTAATCAAATATTTATTATCATACTCATCTTTAATTATATCTATTTTACATAGTTCTTTATTATCATCATAAATAACA
Coding sequences:
- a CDS encoding HD-GYP domain-containing protein codes for the protein MAKLTKINTQDIKAKAEKKDIYLYNDFLASTGYIDFKEDDMQRLKKWDINEVFVEDNTSLDMEVSADFDKFLREYKVFKKIYFNVIKKVRNNLGGYKNNNLVNINELNEILDEVLDIVNRNLSSVLQLFNLTNFPKPDEYYVRSLNVSLISMIIGRAMKFSENRVKKLGIGAILYDIGLVKVPDKILSKIGKFTSEEYAEVKKHTVYGYKILKSSFRFEEDLAMISLMHHEFYNGKGYPRGLAGNQINLYSKIVAIAHAVEKMLKPMRIASSASKSKDNKSTFSLMLEKSNENKKKYVTLYDAVKEIIHGANTKYDPNISKTFVSIFTVYPIGSIVLLNDKRKGFVFAANPNFPIRPIIKIVSNENGEFIEDGETINLLETNQLFIAGVDKDNNFLEEVRTKILDAEEKK
- a CDS encoding EscU/YscU/HrcU family type III secretion system export apparatus switch protein; the encoded protein is MNKNNKDIKNAAALLYNKEVHNAPILISKGSNYLAKRMVDIARKHKVPVVSNEDTAKHLMQLEIGEEIPYSLYEAVSIILKYIYKLKAE